From the genome of Halobacteriovorax marinus SJ:
TATTTCTTTATAGGCAACCATTGGAGGTAAACCCTTGCGATATGGTCTAGTACTTATCATGGCATCAAATGTATCTGCCACCGAGATAATCATAGCTATAACTGGAATTTCATCACCCTTTAGTCCATACGGATAGCCAAGACCATCCGGCCTTTCATGGTGAAAGCGCATTCCATCAACTACAGCGCTGAGACTATCGACATTTTTTAGAATCTCATAACCAAGCCTAGGATGATCTCTCATTATTTTAAACTCTTCATCCGTTAAAGGAGCTCTCTTTTTTAAGATAGCGTCTTCGATACCTATTTTTCCGATATCGTGAAGAACAGCAGAGAGTTTTAAATCATTCATCTCTTCCCATGTTAGGTTAAGTTTTGCACCAATCTTCATTGCAAAATGGGCAACTCTCTTAGTATGGCCACCAGTATAAGTATCTTTCTTTGTAATTGTATCTGCTAGCGCCTCTACAACTTGAATAAATTGCGTATGCAACTCTTCATAGAGAAATGCATTTTGAATAACTGGTGTTAGCTGAGCCGCTACAGATTCACCAAATTGTATATCCTGCTCATTGAAATTCTTATTTAGTGAATTTGTAGCTTGAATGACACCAAGTAGTTCTCCATTTAGAACCAGTGGCAGCACAAGCATTGTTTTTGGTCGCAGTTTTTTAATAGGGGCCACTTCTCTAGCAAACCTAATATCACTAACCCCTCTATCAACTTTTAAAGTTGCTCCAAGATAAGCGCTACTTCCAACAAATGAGTTTTCATTGATCTCTAAGACGTGCTTGTGACCACTTTGATCAATCATTGAAAGGGAGTGACTCTCCTTTTCTTTGAGATAGATACATACATGCTCGCACTCAAGAAGTTTCTTAGTATGGCCTTTAGCCTTTTTGATAATATCTTTTAGTGAAAGGGAGCCAGATATAACTCTAGAAAACTTAAGCATTGATTCAAAACGATTCAATCGATGTGACTTCTCTAACTCATCGAGACCGTCATTAATTTCTCTTGCAATAAAGTTCTGTCTTTTCTCTTTCATAATTCATCCAATAAATTCATAAACACATAGAATTTATCGACTTATTAAGAAAAAACTTTACTCTAGGCTAGTCCCTGCTGAGCTTTTGATAAATATCCTTAGAGTTTTCATCAAGTATTTCGGCCAATAATTTTGAGAGATTCTTCTTATTTTGTTTCTTATCTAAGTAATCGAGTGCTAAGGCCTCTAGTTTCTTTGACTTGAGAGATTTTGCGCTCGCCTCATGGTGAATTAATAGAACAATTTCACCAACACTCTTAATTTCGATCGACTCAAAGTCCTTGGCCTTAAATCTATAAATAGTTTCAAATTTCTTCGTAAGCTCACGAGCTACTGCTATATCTGAATCAGGCAGTACTTGTTCTAGAACTTTTAGCGTCTTCATCAATCGGTGTGGGCTTTCAAAGAATATAAAAGTTCCACTTTGAGATAATAATGAAGTAAAAAACTCTCTTTTCTTTGAATCATCTCTTGGAGTAAAGCCATAAAAGGTAAAAGGCTGAGGTGGTAGTCCACTAAGCTCAAGGGCCGTTGTCACAGCACTTACACCTGGAGCAGTTTCTATTTCAATACCTGCATCAATACAGGCCCTAACCAGAGGAAATGCAGGGTCCGAAATTACTGGACTTCCAGCATCGGATACTAAGACATAACTATGCCCGCTCTTCATTTTAGTCACGTAGTAATCAACTTTATCTTTTGAGTGATCATGAAAAGAGTCGACATTTTTCTGACTTCCATCAACACCAAGTAGATCAAAGATCTTTCTAAGATTTCTCGTATCTTCGGCCAAGAACAGCCTCTCATTCTTTAATGTCTCAAGTGCCCTTGGAGTCATATCTGATAGATTTCCAATTGGTAGAGTTACCAGCTTTAAAGTGGACAAAGTCTATCTCCCTTTTCTGCGGTGCAGTGAAATTTATACCGGCTTATCCCAGTATCGGCGAAGTGCTAGAATAGATTAGTTCTTGTAAAGATTCAACGAGGAGTCATATATATGAGTTTAAAAGCACAAGTACGCACAGATTCTCTTGGCAATATTACTGTTCACATGGAAGGTGGTCTGGACTATGACAATAGCCTACCATTTAGAAGAGAGCTACAATCTCTAATCAAAGACAATCCCCTATCTACTGTAACACTTGATATGAATGGATTAGATTTCGTTGGCTCTTCAGGAATTGGTGTATTTGTTGAAACTTTGAAAATTCTTAATGATAAAAAGAGTCAAATTCAACTCTCTAACGTTAAGACAGAATTTTTAAAAGTATTTAAATTATTTGAGTACGATGCAATGGAGGCCATGATCATGGACTTCGAAAACGACGACACCGAAGATCTCAATACGAGATACGGCAATCGTCGCAAAACTTTTCAAAATTGAAAGTTTAATAAATTCATATAGAACATTGGGCCTGTGGGCCCTTTTTTATTTTCTAGCCTTTCAATAGATTTCATATCTAACCCAAAGTCAGCACTATATTCTTTCATACTGCTTACACGATTATAGAAACTCCATGAGTCACCATCAGAACCACCACCATTGCTATTTGGCGCGGCTTCATTATAAGGAGTATTTCCATCTTCAGGATAGTAATTATTATTTGCAGGTGCAGCTGGTGCATTATAGCGGCTCTTTCTCATCGAGTGAGAAATCACAACATAACTTCCAAAAATGATTCCGCCATAAAGACCTAAAGAAGCACCTTGTGCTACAGCCCTACCGCTAGTTCCAAAAGCCAGTGATGCTGCTCCAAGAAGTGCTCCACCAACAGTCCCATAAAGGGCCATTGAACCAAGGGCTTTCGCTCTAGCATCCATTGCATATGTATTCTTAGGTAGAAGACAAAGAGTTAACGCCATTGTAAGAATAAGTATTGAAGATTTAATTTTTAGTAATTTCATACATATAGAATAACGGTGCTTTTGAACTCTTGTCAATTTTACTTGTGAATAAAAGTAAATTTAGCACTCAGGTTCAAACACATTCCCAAAAAGTCCGTAGACGCTCTGAGTCTTTTTATTTGTTTGTGAGTAATCCACGAGCTATTCTTCACTTCTGCAACTTCAAGTAACTCACCTCTAACTCGAGCCAAGTCCACCTGCCCCATAGATCTTTCTCGAAGTACTTTAGCAGATATTAGAACCGCACGTGATGAGCGATGGAAACCCCTGCTAATTTCCCTTTCAAGCTGATCACCTTTTCTATAATTGTTGGCAGAATTCTTTAACACCTTTAAAGCTCTTTCTATGAATTGGAGTCACACCAAGTTTGGAGATAGCATCTTTATGAAATTTAGTTGGATATCCTGCATGCTTTTCAAGTCCATAGCCAGGATACTTCTTTCCCATCTCAATCATTAGATTATCTCTATATTCTTTTGCAATTATGGAGGCGAGACCAATGAGTGCCGACTTAGAGTCTCCTTTAATCACAAACTCTTCGCTTACATTTTCAAGACCAAGATCAATATACTTATTTCCATCAATAAGTAATTTTGTTCTCTCGCCAGAGAAACAATCTATGAATGCATCCCCCATAGCCTTTAAAGATGCACGTAGAATATTTAATTGATCGATGGACTCATTTGAAATCTCTCGCACACTAAAGCTTATTTTTAAATTCTTATTCAATGTAAGAGAATTTTTTGATGCTAATTCATATTTTTCAATTCCAAGTGACTTTAAGATTTTCTTTCGCTTGGTCGCACTTATTTTCTTTGAATCCGTAATCCCGTGTGACAGGAGGAAGTCTACATTTTCAACAGTCAAAGAATCTCTATCTACCAGAACACAACAACCTACGACTGGACCGGCCAAAGGCCCTCTTCCTACTTCATCGCAACCCGCTAAAAAATCAAAATCACCAATTTCTTCTAAATCAAACATCTACTCTTCTCTTTCTCTAATTACTTCACGCTAGGGCGCATCTCAATAATGTGATTTGGCCCAACACATCTGCCCGATCTCGGTCGCATACTGCTCCCTCGTCAGGGTTGTTCGGCGTTAAATAGCATGTGCTACAAAGCCTCCACCCGATCTCGTGCATCCTGCACTCGCCTGGGTTGTTCGGCGTTAAATAGCTTCACACTTCAAACGCTACACCCGATCTCGCGCTTCCTGCGCTCGCCTGGGTTGTTCGGCGTCATATGCCGTCATGGCATATGACGCCTCCAAAAAACAAAAGGCCACTCTATGAGTGGCCTCTGTTAAAACATTTTTTAAAGAATTACTTTCTATCGTAATCAATGGCAATTCTTGCAGACTTACCAGATCTTTCTCTAAGATAGTACAGTTTACTTCTTCTTGATTTACCACGTTGAACAACTTCAATCTTTTCAACGTTTGGTGAATGGAATGGGAAAACTCTCTCAACACCCATACCAGAAGAAATTTTTCTTACTCTGAAATGTCCGTTAAGGTCGTTTCTACTCTTGATTCCAATACAAACACCTTGGAAAACCTGAATACGTGACTTTTGACCTTCTGTAATTCTTGCATGTACAGCTAGCGTGTCACCTGTTCTAAACTCAGGAAAAGTTTCTACGTTCTTTGATAAGTGATCTTTTTCAACAATATCAACTAAATTCATGGGTCTACTCCCTAAAATCATTTGAACTTTCTAGAGGACTGACGATATGTCATTCTTGGACAAGTTCTATTTTTAAACTCATAGGCTCAATTTATTAGACTCTCTATGGCCCAATAAACGTAGATAGCATTCAGTTCGAAGTTGCAAAATTACCAGA
Proteins encoded in this window:
- a CDS encoding HD domain-containing phosphohydrolase, with the protein product MKEKRQNFIAREINDGLDELEKSHRLNRFESMLKFSRVISGSLSLKDIIKKAKGHTKKLLECEHVCIYLKEKESHSLSMIDQSGHKHVLEINENSFVGSSAYLGATLKVDRGVSDIRFAREVAPIKKLRPKTMLVLPLVLNGELLGVIQATNSLNKNFNEQDIQFGESVAAQLTPVIQNAFLYEELHTQFIQVVEALADTITKKDTYTGGHTKRVAHFAMKIGAKLNLTWEEMNDLKLSAVLHDIGKIGIEDAILKKRAPLTDEEFKIMRDHPRLGYEILKNVDSLSAVVDGMRFHHERPDGLGYPYGLKGDEIPVIAMIISVADTFDAMISTRPYRKGLPPMVAYKEILDHRGTQFSEVVVDAFAAWFETTKMYSPNRLDSKKKAS
- the rsmI gene encoding 16S rRNA (cytidine(1402)-2'-O)-methyltransferase produces the protein MSTLKLVTLPIGNLSDMTPRALETLKNERLFLAEDTRNLRKIFDLLGVDGSQKNVDSFHDHSKDKVDYYVTKMKSGHSYVLVSDAGSPVISDPAFPLVRACIDAGIEIETAPGVSAVTTALELSGLPPQPFTFYGFTPRDDSKKREFFTSLLSQSGTFIFFESPHRLMKTLKVLEQVLPDSDIAVARELTKKFETIYRFKAKDFESIEIKSVGEIVLLIHHEASAKSLKSKKLEALALDYLDKKQNKKNLSKLLAEILDENSKDIYQKLSRD
- a CDS encoding STAS domain-containing protein, encoding MSLKAQVRTDSLGNITVHMEGGLDYDNSLPFRRELQSLIKDNPLSTVTLDMNGLDFVGSSGIGVFVETLKILNDKKSQIQLSNVKTEFLKVFKLFEYDAMEAMIMDFENDDTEDLNTRYGNRRKTFQN
- a CDS encoding ribonuclease HII, translating into MFDLEEIGDFDFLAGCDEVGRGPLAGPVVGCCVLVDRDSLTVENVDFLLSHGITDSKKISATKRKKILKSLGIEKYELASKNSLTLNKNLKISFSVREISNESIDQLNILRASLKAMGDAFIDCFSGERTKLLIDGNKYIDLGLENVSEEFVIKGDSKSALIGLASIIAKEYRDNLMIEMGKKYPGYGLEKHAGYPTKFHKDAISKLGVTPIHRKSFKGVKEFCQQL
- the rplS gene encoding 50S ribosomal protein L19 produces the protein MNLVDIVEKDHLSKNVETFPEFRTGDTLAVHARITEGQKSRIQVFQGVCIGIKSRNDLNGHFRVRKISSGMGVERVFPFHSPNVEKIEVVQRGKSRRSKLYYLRERSGKSARIAIDYDRK